A stretch of Chionomys nivalis chromosome 2, mChiNiv1.1, whole genome shotgun sequence DNA encodes these proteins:
- the Cenpw gene encoding centromere protein W isoform X1, which produces MALSTTVSQRIKRKAPRAFLRRTFKQKKPYLRLETGCDLLIHLNFLLFVHRLAEESRTNACESKSKVIKKDHVLAAAKLILKKSRG; this is translated from the exons ATGGCGCTCTCTACCACCGTCTCACAGCGGATCAAGCGCAAGGCGCCCCGCGCCTTCCTCAGGCGCACCTTCAAGCAGAAGAAGCCGTACCTTCGTCTGGAGACCGGCTGCGACCTCCTG attcatttgaACTTCTTACTCTTTGTGCATCGATTGGCAGAAGAGTCCAGGACAAATGCCTGTGAAAGTAAATCTAAAGTTATCAAAAAGGATCATGTACTGGCTGCAGCAAAG CTAATTCTGAAGAAGAGCAGAGGTTAG
- the Cenpw gene encoding centromere protein W isoform X2, with protein sequence MALSTTVSQRIKRKAPRAFLRRTFKQKKPYLRLETGCDLLKSPGQMPVKVNLKLSKRIMYWLQQR encoded by the exons ATGGCGCTCTCTACCACCGTCTCACAGCGGATCAAGCGCAAGGCGCCCCGCGCCTTCCTCAGGCGCACCTTCAAGCAGAAGAAGCCGTACCTTCGTCTGGAGACCGGCTGCGACCTCCTG AAGAGTCCAGGACAAATGCCTGTGAAAGTAAATCTAAAGTTATCAAAAAGGATCATGTACTGGCTGCAGCAAAGGTAA